The Naumannella cuiyingiana DNA window TGGCGGCGGGTGAATCTGGCCGATGTTACGGGTGAGTAGGATTTCGTGCGTCATCACCCTGGCGGGTTCGGCCGGGGCTAGGGCGCGACGCCTGTCGGCCGCGCGTGCGGCAACCTTGCTAAGGTCGGCCGCAGGGCCCGATCGGCCCGCGGACGAGGGAGCAGTACCCGCACAGCGACAAGACTGCCGCGTGGAGGTCCCCCATGGATCCGACAATCCTTGGTGATTCGACAAACCTGGCCTGGGCGGTTCTGGTCGTCTCCGGCATGTTGGAGGCGGTCTGGGCGACCGCGCTCGGCGAGGTACGCGGCATCCGCCGCCCCGCCCCCTTGATCATCTTCGTGCTGGCGGTGATCGCCAGCATGGCCGGCCTGATGTACGCCATGCTGCACATCCCGACCGGGACGGCCTATGCCGTCTGGGTCGGCATCGGCGCCGTGCTGACCGTCGTGATCGCGATCGTTCGCGGGACGGAGCGGGCCACCCTCGCGCGCATCCTGCTGCTGATCGGCCTGGTCGGCTGTGTGGTCGGGCTCAAGGCGGTGAGCTGAGATGGCGTGGCTCGTCCTGATCATCAGCGCCGTGCTGGAGGCCGTCTGGGCGACCGCGCTCGGGCATTCCGACGGCTTCAGCCGCCCGGTGCCGAGTGTGATCTTCCTGGTTGCGCTGACCCTGAGCATGCTCGGGCTGGGGTACGCCATGCGCAGCATCCCGATCGGTACCGCCTACGCGGTCTGGACGGGGTTCGGGGCCGCGCTGACCGTCGGCTTCGCGATGCTCACCGGCGAGGAGCCGGTGTCGGTGTGGAAGGTGATCTTCCTCGCCGGCATCATCGGCTGCGTGATTGGGCTCAAGCTGGTCCGCGAGCCGGAGGTGCCCGACGCCTCCTGATCCGGCAGCCTGGCTGGTGCCGATCGCCTGGGCGGCGGGGATCGGCGCCTGGTTCGTGGTCTGCGAGCTGCTTGCCCGCCCGCGCGGGCGGCCGCGCGGCGCGACCGGTCAACCGCGGCTGCCCGGCGAGGTCGCCCGCAAGCTCGCGCACGCCGGGGCCGCGCTCGCCGCGGCGCTCGGGGTCTGCTGGTTCGACCACCGGGCCTTCGTCTGGCTCGGGCTCGCCTTCGCGGCGCTGATGCTGCTGACGATCCGGCTCGTCCCGCTGGCGGCGCTGGCCGATGCGCAACGCTCCTGGGGTCCGGTCGCATTCGGCCTCGGGGGTGCGGCCACAGCGGCCCTGGCCCCCGACCGACCCGCCTTCGTCGCCGCCGTGCTGATCATGGGGCTGGCCGACACCGCGGCGGTCGCGGTCGGGCGTACCGTCGGAATCCGCAGGCTGCCCGGCGGCAAATCGCTCGGTGGGGCAATCGGCTTCGCGGTCGTGGCCGCGGTGGTGCTGCTGATCGCCCTGCCCGGCCGGCCGCTGCTGGCGGTCGGCCTGGCGGCGGTGCTGGCCCTGGTGGAGCTGTTCACCCCGCGGGGCTGGGACAACCTGACCGTGCCGGCGGTCGCCGCCGCGGCGCTGCTCGCCGCGGGATGAACGCGGGATGACGAGGGGTACGCCTCAGCCGGCGATGTTCACCATCCAGCCGATCGAGAACCGGTCCAAACACATCCCGAAGGTGTCGCCCCACGGCGCCTTCGTCAGGGGCTCCTGGACCTGGCCGCCGTCGGACAGCCCCTCCCAGAATGCCCGCAGCTTCGCCTCGTCGTCGCCGCTCAGCGAGATCGAGGACGTGTTGCCCGGGCGGAACTCCATGCCCGCCGGCTGGTCGGCGCCCATCAGCGTCAGCCCGTCGGGGGTGACCAGCATCGCGTGCATGACCTTGCTCGCCTCGTCCTCGCCGAAGCCCGCCTCCGGCAGGTCGCCGTAGCGCGACAGCGTCAGCTCGCCGCCGAAGACGTCTCGGTAGAAGTTCATCGCCTCCTCGGCATTGCCGTCGAAGACGATGTAGGGATTGAGGGTGATGCTCATGTCCCGATCCTGCCCCCGGTTGTTCCGATGCGCCAGAGGGGCTGGCCCGTCCGGGGCCCGCCCGGGAATGATTACGGGGACGGCCGCGTTGGGGCGTATAGTTGAATCCGCAACTACCTAGGGAGCTGGCATGCAGATCGGGATCTTCACCGTCGGGGACGTCACGCGCGACCCGACCACCGGCACGACGCCGAGCGAGCACGAGCGGATCAAGGCCACCGTGCAGATCGCGAAGAAGGCCGAGGAGATCGGACTCGACGTGTTCGCCACCGGCGAGCACCACAACCCGCCGTTCGTGCCGAGCTCGCCGACCACGACGCTGGCCTACATCGGTGCACAGACCGACAAGATCTTGTTGTCCACCTCGACCACGCTGATCACCACCAACGACCCGGTGAAGATCGCCGAGGACTATGCGACCCTGCAGCACCTGACCGACGGCCGGGTGGACCTGATGATGGGCCGCGGCAACACCGCGCCGGTCTATCCGTGGTTCGGCAAGGACATCCGCGACGGCATCGACCTGGCGATCGAGAACTACGCGCTGCTGCACCAGTTGTGGCGCGAGGAGGTCGTGGACTGGAGCGGCAAGCACCGCACGGCGCTGCAGAGCTTCACCGCGACGCCGCGCCCGCTGGACGGCGTACCGCCCTTCGTCTGGCACGGCTCGATCCGCAGCCCGGAGATCGCGGAACAGGCCGCCTACTACGGCGACGGGTTCTTCCACAACAACATCTTCTGGCCCTCGAGCCACACCAAGCAGATGGTGGACCTCTACCGCCGGCGCTGGGAGCACTACGGCCACGGGCCGGCGCGCACGGCGATCGTCGGCCTGGGCGGGCAGTTCTACATGGCCCGCAACTCCCAGGACGCCGTGAAGGAGTTCCGTCCCTACTTCGACGTCGCACCGGTCTACGGACACGGGCCGTCGCTGGAGGACTTCAGCAAGATGACCCCGCTCACCGTGGGCAGCCCGCAGCAGGTGCTGGAGCGCTACCTGGGCATGCGTGACATCGTCGGCGACTACCAGCGCCAGTTGTTCCTGGTCGATCACGCGGGCCTGCCGGTCGACACCGCGCTGCGCCAGCTCGACCTGCTCGGCGAGATCCTGCCCGAGCTGCGCAAGGGGTACGCCGAAGGCCGCCCGGCCGATGTGCCGGAGGCGCCGACGCACGCCTCGCTGGTCGCCGCCCGCGACGAACAGGTACGCAAGGCCGCCGAGCTGATCACCGAAGAGCAGGCCGGCCAGGACAACGACGAGTCGGACCGCGTGGCGGTCCAGGAGGGCTGATCATGAAGGTTGCGGTGATCACCGCCGGCACCGGTTCGCCGTCGTCGACCAAGCTGCTCGGCGATCGTCTCGGCGAGGCGCTGCTGGAGCAGACCGATGCGGAGTTGATCAAGATCGACCTGCGCGAGTACGCCCGCGATCTCGCGGGTCACCTCGTCACCCACGTGCCGACACCGGAACTCGACCAGGCGATGGCCGACGTGGCCGGGGCCGACGCGGTGATCGCGGTCAGCCCGATCTTCAACGGTTCGTATCACGGTCTGTTCAAGATGTTCTTCGACGCGCTGGAGCTCGGCACGCTGAAGGACACCCCGACGCTGTTGGCTGCCACGGGCGGATCGGCGCGGCACTCGTTGGCCATCCAGAACTCGATGCTGCCGCTGTTCTACTACCTCGGCGCCCGGGTCACGCCGACGGCGGTGTTCGCCGCCTCGGCCGACTGGGGCGATGCGAGCTCCGAGCTGCCGGGCCGGATCCGGCGCGCGGCCGGCGAGCTGGCCCAGCTCGTCGATCACGAGCCGATCCGGGAGCGTCGCGACGAGTTCGCCGACGTGACGCCGTTCGAGGAGCTGCTGCGGCGGGCCTGACCCTCCCGCGGCAGGCTCAGTCGAACCAGTCGCCGAGGCTCGGCGGGAACGGCCCGTAGCCGTTGGAGACCGCCGAGCGACGGCGTACCCCGGGCAGCGCGGTGATCATCCGCAACAGCCGACCCGGCACCAGCGGCCGCCCGCGCTCGCGGGCGGCCGCTGCGCGTCGCTCGATCGTCGCCTGGGCCGCCTGCACCCGCTCGATCGCCGCCTCGCGATCGGCCTGCACCGCGGCCAGCGGACCCTCGTCCACGGGGCCCGTCGCACGCAGCGGCGGCACCAGCCGGTTCGCGGCGGCGACCGCGTCCTGCAGCGCCATCAGGATGCCGTTGCCGCCGACCGGCGAGATCACGTGCGCGGCATCGCCGATCAGCAGCAACCCCGGTCGGTGCCAGCGGTCGAGCCGCTTCAGCTCGACCGACAGCAGCGTGACCTGGTCGAATCCGGTGAGCAGGCCGATCCGGTCGCCCAACCACGGCAGGTGCTCGCCGAGGAAGCCGCGGATCGGTGCGACCCCGGCCGCGCGTGCCGCGGCGTACCCGCCCTTCGGCACGGTGATGCCGAGCTGCCAGTCCTCGACCCCGCCGAGCAGGCCCACATAGGCACGCTTGCCGAAGTACAGATCGACATCGGCCTCCGGCGGGTCGTCGGGACGCCGCGGCAGCCGGAACCACAACAGGTCCGTGCTCGCGCCGAGCTCGGTCACCGGCAGCCCGGACAGCGTTCGCAGTTTCGAGAACCGGCCATCGGCGCCGATCACCAGCCGGGCGCGCAACTCCCGGGGCTGCCCCTTCTCCCGCCAGCGCACCCCGCGTACCGTCTCGTCCTCGTCGATGATCAACTCCCGCACCCGGGCGCCGGTGATCAACTCGAAGCCGGGCAGGCTCGCGGCCTCGCCCGCCAGGAAGTCGAGGAACCGCACCTGCGGCATCAACGCGACGTAGGGAAAGGGGGAGTCCAGGGACCCGTAGTCGGTGGTGATCACCGTGCCGGCCGGCGTGTGCATCCGGAACCGTTCGGCCCGGAAGTGCGGCAGCGCGAGCAGCCGGTCCGCGAGCCCGAGCCGGCCCATCAGCTCCAGCGTCCACGGGTGCAGGGAATCGCCCCGGAAGTCGCGATCGAAATCGCCGTGACCCTCCAGCAGGGTGACCCGCAGCCCCGCCCGCGCGAGCAGGTACGCCGCCAACATGCCGCCCGGACCGCCGCCGACGATCACCGCATCGATCATGTCAGGAGTCGATCATGATCATGGCCGGTACGCCGCGACGCGCGCCCGCAGCTCGTCGGAAAGATCGTCGCCGGCCGCCGCGACCTCGCGCAGCAGTGGCCGGTCGGTGGTCATCGCCCGGAAGGCCGTGGCGATGGTGACGCCGTGGGCGGGCCGGTGGCACACCGTGATCGGGTCGCCGGCGCCGACGCTGCCGGGCGTGACGACCGCGAAATAGCTGCCCGGAGGGGCGTCGGCGGTGAAGGTCTTCAGCCAGCCCGGCTCGCCCATGAAGCCCCGGAAGGTCGCGCAGGGGATGCGCGGCACGGTGACCCGCAGCTCCAGCTCCCCGCCGACCCGCCAGATCTCACCGAGCACCGCGGCGTTCACGTCGATCTCGCGCGTGGTCAGATTCTCCCCGAACGAGCCGTTGGGCAGGTCGCGGCCGAGCCGGTCGGCCCAGTTGTCGAGGTCCTCCCGCGCGTAGGCATACACCGCCTGATCATCGCCGCCGTGATGGGCGCGGTCCCCGATGTGATCACCGACCAGGCCCGAGCCGAGCCCCCCGCGCCTCGGTCCGGGCGCCCGCACCTCGACCCGGTCCGCGGCCGGCCGCTTGCCGATGCCCGTCGTGTCCGACCGCTGGTACGGATTCGGCTCGGGCCGGCCGATGTTGACGGTGAGGATCTGCACCCGGCGATTCAACCACGCGGTCAGCGGCAGGTCAGGCCGCCGCCGGGGACGCGATCGCGGACCAGGTAGTCGACGACGGCGGCGTTCACGCACTCGTTGCGCCCGTAGGCGGTGTGGCCGGTGCCGTCCAGGGTGATCAAGGTGGCGCCGGGCTGTGCACCGGCGTACCCCTCCGACCAGGCGTACGGCGTCGCGGGATCGCCGGTCACGCCGACCACCAGGAAATCCGGCACCTCCGGATGGAACTGGCTGACCGGGATCCCGGCCTGCACGGGCCAGGTCGGACAGGTCACGCTGGGCCCGAAGTACTTGCCGAAGGTCGGCGCCTGCTTCGCCGCCTCCTCATAGTCCGCGCGGGCCTGATCCACGCCGGCATCGGAGGCATCGACGCAGTTGATCGCGTAGAAGGCGTTCTGGGAGGGCGCGTAGGCGCCGTTGGGCCCGCGGCCGTTGTAGGAATCCGCCGCGGCGAGCAGCGCTCGGCCGTCGCCGCCGCGCGCGCCGGCGATCGCCAGGGCGAGCTGCGGCCAGCCGCGGGCGTCCTGGTAGAGCGAGGCGAGGATGCCGGTGGTGGCGAGCGACTGGGTCAGTCGGCGGTCGCCGACCGCGATCGGGCGGGCGTCGAGCCGGTCCAGCAGGTCGGTGACGGCACCGAGCACCTCCTCGCGGCTCTCCCCGAGCCCGCAGTCGCCCCGGCCTGCGCACCAGTCGGCGAACGCGCCGATCGAGGCGTCGAATCCCTGCACCTGGGTGGCCCCGCCGCCGATGCCGCGCTGGCCGGTGTCATCGGCCTGGAGCGGCGCGACCGAGTCGAGCACCAGCCGGCCGACCTTGTCGGCGAACAGCTCGACATAGGCCTGCCCGATGATCGTGCCGTAGGAGTAGCCGAGGTAGTTCAGCTTCTCGTCGCCGACCAGCTCGCGCAGCAGGTCGAGGTCCTTGGCGGTGTCGGCGGTGGTGACGGCCTCCAGCAGCGGGCCGCTGTTGCGTGCGCACGCCTTGCCGAAGCCGCGCCAGGCCTGCACCAGCTCATCGAACTCCGCGGGACTGTCGGGGGAGGAGTCCACCTCGTGCAGCTCGTCGAGCTCGGCCGCGCTCGCACAACGCACGGGCGTCGAGCCTCCCGTCCCGCGCGGATCCCAGCCGACGATGTCGTAGCGTTCGAGCCCCGTCGCGCGGAACCACTCGACCAGTCGCGTCCCGGACTCGCCCGGCCCGCCGGGGTTGATGAACAGCGTGCCCAGCTTCGGTGTCCGGGTCGCGGGCCGCTGCCGCAGCGCCAGCGTGATCGCCTCGGCATCCGGCACGTCCCAGTCCAGGGGCGCGGTCACCTCGGCGCACCGGAACTGCCCGCAGGCGCGCCAGTCGATCCGTTGCGACCGGTACGCCGCGAAGTCGGCCAGCGGCTTGCGGAATCCGGGCGGACGAACATCAGGCAGCGGATCGTGCCCGCGATCGGGGGAACGCTCCAGCGCGGTCGGGCCCGGCGCGGGCGGTGCCGGTACGCCCGGATCGGCGTCCGGCTGCTGCGGCACGGCGGGCGGTGCGAACGCGCCACGCAGCGCCAGCGGCAGGCTCGCCGCGGTGACCACGCCGGCCCCGCCGATCATGATCATCGCGACCGCGAGACAGGCGGCCAGCGCTGCCTTGGGAACTGGGCGCACGCCGACATGCTAGCCCCGGGCGGTGCGCAGCCGGGGTCTCGGCGGGCTCGACCCGCCTATGTCTCGGCGGGCTCGACCGGCGTATGCGCATCCTCGTGCCGAAAGTGACCACTGGTCGGGGTTTGGGCGGGCTCGGGGGTGAAGTAGCGGCCAGAACTCGGGCGAGTGGTCGGTTTGGGCGAGCGGCGACGTCTCGACGGGCTCGACCGGCGCATGTCTCGGCAGGCTGATCGGCGAGGTCTCGACCGGGCTGGTCAGGACTCCTGCGCGGGCGGGCACAGGCAGAACGGGTGCCCGTCGGGGTCGAGCATCACCCGGTACGCCTCACCGCCGGGCTGCTCCGCCGCGACGCTCGCGCCGAGCCCGGTGGCCCGCTCGGTCGCGGCCGCGACATCGTCGACCCGGAAGTCCAGGTGGAACTGCTGCGGGTGCTCCTGGCCCGGCCAGGCCGGAGCCGCGTACGACTCGACGCCCTGGAAGTTCAGCGTGTAGGGGCCGACGCTCGCCTGGGCGTACCCGTATTCGGGGTATTCCCCGCTCACCTCGCCGCCGGCCAGGTCGGCATAGAAGCGGGCGAGTCGGGAGGAGTCGGAGCAGTCGATGGTGAAGGCGATCAGGTCGGCGGATGCGCCGGATTCGGTGTTCATGTCCGACAGGCTGCCTAGAGTTCACCCATGGGGTCTTGGACGGACACGACACGCCCCGAACTTCCCGCGGGTGCCCGGCCGCTGTGGCGGGCCGTGATCCGGCCCGAGCGGCTGGACCGGACGATCGTGCGCGAGGTGTTGCCGGGCGCCGGACCGCTCGCCGGTTGGGTCGAGCAGGTCTGGTCGCTCGCCTGGTCCCAGCCGGTGCCCGCCTCGCTGTCCGCGCTGATCTCGCACCCGACGATCCACCTGACCGTCGAGGCCGGGCCGCCCAGCGAGCGTCGGCACGGCCATGCGCTGCCCGCGGAACTGCTGCACGGGGTGGTGCTGGAGCGGTTCGGCCTGGACCTGCCGGCCTTCGGCTGGGTGGTCGGGCTGCACCTGGTGCCCGGCGCGATCATGGACCTGACCGGCGTCCCGGCCTACCGCTGGACCGGCCGCGTCGTCCCCTGGGCCGCGGCGTGGCCGGGCTGGGATCTGACGCCGGTCTGGGACGCGGAGGGTCCAGCGGCGCGGGCGCAGGCCCTGCGCGCGGTGGCGGAGACCATGATCGGGGACCGGGTGCCCAGCCCCGATGGGCGCCGGGCCCGCACGGTCGAACGGCTCGCCCGCGATGACCGCGGCATCCGCACCGTCGAGGAGCTGGCCGCTCGGGTTGCCCTGTCGGTACGGGCGCTGCAACGCCTGTGTCGTGATCATCTCGGCGTCACGCCGCGTTGGCTGCTGCGCCGCGCCCGGGTGCTCGATGCCCACGAGCTGCTGTCCACGACCGAGCTGGAGATCGCCGAGATCGCCCACCGGTTGGGCTGGTACGACCAGGCGCACCTCACCCGCGACTACACCAAGATCACCGGCGTCCCACCCGCCGCGCAGCGCCGCATTCTGGAAACCGACCGCAGTTGAACCACCGACCAGGAGATGATCATGACCAGTCTGACCGGCCGCCCCAACACGGCCCTGCTGGTGATCGACATGCAGAACGGCGTGGTTGACGGCGCCCATCAGCGTGCCGGGGTGATCGACAACATCGCCGCGCTCGTCGATCGGGCCCGCGCGGCCGAGGTGCCGGTGGTGTGGGTACGCCACAGCGACGAGGAGATGACGCAGGGCAGCCCGGAGTGGCAGATCGTCGACGAGTTGACGCCGGCCGATGGCGAGCCGCTGGTCGGCAAGACCTACGGCGACTCGTTCGAACAGACCGACCTGGAGGACGTGCTGGCCGAGCGAGGTGTCGGGCGGGTCGTGGTGACCGGCGCGCAGACCGACATGTGCATCCGGTCGACGCTGCACGGCGCGCTGGTCCGCGGCTACGACGCGCTGCTCGTGGGCGACGCGCACACCACTGAGGACCTCCGCCCCTACGGCGTACCGATCGGCCCGGCCGACGCGATCGCCTACACCAACGCCTACTGGGACGAGTCGGCGGCCAAGGACCGGCGCGGCGGCACCGTCAGCACCGCCGAGGTGGACTTCGCGGCGAAGGGCTGAGCGT harbors:
- a CDS encoding CE1759 family FMN reductase, whose amino-acid sequence is MKVAVITAGTGSPSSTKLLGDRLGEALLEQTDAELIKIDLREYARDLAGHLVTHVPTPELDQAMADVAGADAVIAVSPIFNGSYHGLFKMFFDALELGTLKDTPTLLAATGGSARHSLAIQNSMLPLFYYLGARVTPTAVFAASADWGDASSELPGRIRRAAGELAQLVDHEPIRERRDEFADVTPFEELLRRA
- a CDS encoding helix-turn-helix domain-containing protein is translated as MGSWTDTTRPELPAGARPLWRAVIRPERLDRTIVREVLPGAGPLAGWVEQVWSLAWSQPVPASLSALISHPTIHLTVEAGPPSERRHGHALPAELLHGVVLERFGLDLPAFGWVVGLHLVPGAIMDLTGVPAYRWTGRVVPWAAAWPGWDLTPVWDAEGPAARAQALRAVAETMIGDRVPSPDGRRARTVERLARDDRGIRTVEELAARVALSVRALQRLCRDHLGVTPRWLLRRARVLDAHELLSTTELEIAEIAHRLGWYDQAHLTRDYTKITGVPPAAQRRILETDRS
- a CDS encoding MOSC domain-containing protein, which translates into the protein MQILTVNIGRPEPNPYQRSDTTGIGKRPAADRVEVRAPGPRRGGLGSGLVGDHIGDRAHHGGDDQAVYAYAREDLDNWADRLGRDLPNGSFGENLTTREIDVNAAVLGEIWRVGGELELRVTVPRIPCATFRGFMGEPGWLKTFTADAPPGSYFAVVTPGSVGAGDPITVCHRPAHGVTIATAFRAMTTDRPLLREVAAAGDDLSDELRARVAAYRP
- a CDS encoding cysteine hydrolase family protein; amino-acid sequence: MTSLTGRPNTALLVIDMQNGVVDGAHQRAGVIDNIAALVDRARAAEVPVVWVRHSDEEMTQGSPEWQIVDELTPADGEPLVGKTYGDSFEQTDLEDVLAERGVGRVVVTGAQTDMCIRSTLHGALVRGYDALLVGDAHTTEDLRPYGVPIGPADAIAYTNAYWDESAAKDRRGGTVSTAEVDFAAKG
- a CDS encoding LLM class flavin-dependent oxidoreductase, giving the protein MQIGIFTVGDVTRDPTTGTTPSEHERIKATVQIAKKAEEIGLDVFATGEHHNPPFVPSSPTTTLAYIGAQTDKILLSTSTTLITTNDPVKIAEDYATLQHLTDGRVDLMMGRGNTAPVYPWFGKDIRDGIDLAIENYALLHQLWREEVVDWSGKHRTALQSFTATPRPLDGVPPFVWHGSIRSPEIAEQAAYYGDGFFHNNIFWPSSHTKQMVDLYRRRWEHYGHGPARTAIVGLGGQFYMARNSQDAVKEFRPYFDVAPVYGHGPSLEDFSKMTPLTVGSPQQVLERYLGMRDIVGDYQRQLFLVDHAGLPVDTALRQLDLLGEILPELRKGYAEGRPADVPEAPTHASLVAARDEQVRKAAELITEEQAGQDNDESDRVAVQEG
- a CDS encoding VOC family protein gives rise to the protein MNTESGASADLIAFTIDCSDSSRLARFYADLAGGEVSGEYPEYGYAQASVGPYTLNFQGVESYAAPAWPGQEHPQQFHLDFRVDDVAAATERATGLGASVAAEQPGGEAYRVMLDPDGHPFCLCPPAQES
- a CDS encoding DMT family transporter translates to MDPTILGDSTNLAWAVLVVSGMLEAVWATALGEVRGIRRPAPLIIFVLAVIASMAGLMYAMLHIPTGTAYAVWVGIGAVLTVVIAIVRGTERATLARILLLIGLVGCVVGLKAVS
- a CDS encoding VOC family protein, with amino-acid sequence MSITLNPYIVFDGNAEEAMNFYRDVFGGELTLSRYGDLPEAGFGEDEASKVMHAMLVTPDGLTLMGADQPAGMEFRPGNTSSISLSGDDEAKLRAFWEGLSDGGQVQEPLTKAPWGDTFGMCLDRFSIGWMVNIAG
- a CDS encoding FAD-dependent oxidoreductase, whose protein sequence is MIDAVIVGGGPGGMLAAYLLARAGLRVTLLEGHGDFDRDFRGDSLHPWTLELMGRLGLADRLLALPHFRAERFRMHTPAGTVITTDYGSLDSPFPYVALMPQVRFLDFLAGEAASLPGFELITGARVRELIIDEDETVRGVRWREKGQPRELRARLVIGADGRFSKLRTLSGLPVTELGASTDLLWFRLPRRPDDPPEADVDLYFGKRAYVGLLGGVEDWQLGITVPKGGYAAARAAGVAPIRGFLGEHLPWLGDRIGLLTGFDQVTLLSVELKRLDRWHRPGLLLIGDAAHVISPVGGNGILMALQDAVAAANRLVPPLRATGPVDEGPLAAVQADREAAIERVQAAQATIERRAAAARERGRPLVPGRLLRMITALPGVRRRSAVSNGYGPFPPSLGDWFD
- a CDS encoding alpha/beta fold hydrolase translates to MRPVPKAALAACLAVAMIMIGGAGVVTAASLPLALRGAFAPPAVPQQPDADPGVPAPPAPGPTALERSPDRGHDPLPDVRPPGFRKPLADFAAYRSQRIDWRACGQFRCAEVTAPLDWDVPDAEAITLALRQRPATRTPKLGTLFINPGGPGESGTRLVEWFRATGLERYDIVGWDPRGTGGSTPVRCASAAELDELHEVDSSPDSPAEFDELVQAWRGFGKACARNSGPLLEAVTTADTAKDLDLLRELVGDEKLNYLGYSYGTIIGQAYVELFADKVGRLVLDSVAPLQADDTGQRGIGGGATQVQGFDASIGAFADWCAGRGDCGLGESREEVLGAVTDLLDRLDARPIAVGDRRLTQSLATTGILASLYQDARGWPQLALAIAGARGGDGRALLAAADSYNGRGPNGAYAPSQNAFYAINCVDASDAGVDQARADYEEAAKQAPTFGKYFGPSVTCPTWPVQAGIPVSQFHPEVPDFLVVGVTGDPATPYAWSEGYAGAQPGATLITLDGTGHTAYGRNECVNAAVVDYLVRDRVPGGGLTCR
- a CDS encoding DMT family transporter, which produces MAWLVLIISAVLEAVWATALGHSDGFSRPVPSVIFLVALTLSMLGLGYAMRSIPIGTAYAVWTGFGAALTVGFAMLTGEEPVSVWKVIFLAGIIGCVIGLKLVREPEVPDAS